The Palaemon carinicauda isolate YSFRI2023 chromosome 38, ASM3689809v2, whole genome shotgun sequence genomic interval AAAACTGCTtgccgaccccagggttgggaacccctGCCCTAGAGActtggacatatatacatatgatcagcgcccaagccctctctccatcaaggtaggaccaggaagggtcacaATATGGTGGCTGATGattcagcgggtctcgaaccccagtccagcagatcttcAGCAAGGGACGTTTTCAATGAACTACCACAATATAATCTTAATTGGATGAATGTTTGAACTATAGAGACCAATATTAGGGTGAACATAGTATCTCTATCTTACCCAGCCgagaaagaagaggagaaaaagGAGCTCTTGAGGGATAGAATGTTTGAAGAGTCTGGGAAAACGGAGATAGAGATAGAGTTCCAAAGCTTGGTAGTAATGAAAGAATTCGTGATCTAAACTTACGAATCAAGGTTACTGAATATTCAGCTTTTTGTAGATGTTCTCAAATGAGTACCCATCTTATTCATTGTGAAAAATAAGTGTATTTTAAGTTTACCTATAtatttgttatcatcattttttattttgttttaatattattgtttatatactaGTATTCCTATAATTTTCCCTAAACAAATTATTAGTAAGTTCTTAATATGATCCTATGACTTTACCACAATGACATCTCCATGACCTTTTCTCAGATCAAGCCAGGGTCAACTTGCGCAGTCTTTGGTCTTGGGGCTGTTGGTCTGGGCGCAGTTATGGGGTGCAAGCGCCAAGGAGCAGGAAAGATCTTCGGTGTTGATATCAACAACGATAAAAAGGAAATCGGTTAGTTTTTGTATTTGATCTAGAGTTCTAGACCCTAAAGCTTTTAAAGttataattcataatttcttatgtatatttatacatccatactatatacagtatatacattatatatacagaaagagagagagagagagagagagagagagagagagagagagagacttgctctttattatgtaaggtatatatatatatatatatatatacagtatatatatatatatatatatatatacatacatatatatatacatatatatatatatatatatatatatatatatatatatatatatatatatatatatatatatatgtgtgtgtgtgtgtgtatgtgtgtgtgtatatatatgtgtgtgtgccctgCAGTGGAtgagaaacagatgcatttgttgtatatatatatatatatatatatatatatatatatatatatatatatatatatatatatatatatatatatatatatatatatatatataaacttcctggTGCTTTTTCCTTTCAGCCAAGACCTTCGGCGTGACGGACTTCGTGAACCCCACCGAGCACCAAAAGCCCATCGACCAGGTTCTGATGGACCTGACTCAGCAGGTGGGCTGTGACTACACCTTCGAGTGCATTGGCAATGTGGGCGTCATCCAATCCGCCCTGGCCGCCTGTCGCGTGGGCGAGGGCCAGTGCGTAGTCATAGGGGTTCCTCCCTCCGGTACTAACATTGTTGTTGATCCTATGCAACTGCTCTTCGGCAGGGTCCTCACAGGATGTTTCTTCGGAGGTGAGTTACACCGTCTTGGTTTCTTCATTCTGTCAAGTCGGATTAAAgcaaagataaaagagaaaggtTAATGCACAATAAGGAAACTCACaatcaatgataatgatatagaGGATAATAAAAAGGTGAATTGTGATAATGAGTTGTATTAAAAGTAAACTCAAAAGATGAATAATGATGATAGTTGTAGTAAAAGTGAACTCAAAAGATGGATAATGTTGATAGTTGTATTAAAAGTAAACCCAAAAGATGAATAGTAGTGATAGAAGTAGTAAAAGTAAACTCAAAAGATGGATAATGTTGATAGTTGTAGTAAAAGTAAACTCAAaagatgaataatgataatagttgtaGTAAAAGTAAACTCAAAAGATCAATAGTGGTGATAGTTGTAGTAAAAGTAAACTCAAAAGATGAATAATGATGTTAGTTGTAGTAAAAGTAAACTCAAAAGATCAATAGTGGTGATAGTTATAGTAAAAGTAAACTCAAAAGATGAATAATGATGTTAGTTGTAGTAAAAGTAAACTCAAAAGATCAATAGTGGTGATAGTTATAGTAAAAGTAAACTCAAAAGATGAATAATGATGTTAGTTGTAGTAAAAGTAAACCCAAGGCATAACAACTGAACGTGAACAGACATAGACAATAACAACAtttccaggtagtaggttggccagagtaccagccactctttgagatactaccgctagagagttatggggtcctttgactggccagacagtactacattggatccttctctctggttatggttcactttccctttgcctacacacatacaccgaatagtctggcatattctttacagattctcctctgtcctcatacacctgacaacactgagattaccaaacaattcttcttcacccaagggattaactactgcactg includes:
- the LOC137630690 gene encoding alcohol dehydrogenase class-3-like; translation: MTFSQIKPGSTCAVFGLGAVGLGAVMGCKRQGAGKIFGVDINNDKKEIAKTFGVTDFVNPTEHQKPIDQVLMDLTQQVGCDYTFECIGNVGVIQSALAACRVGEGQCVVIGVPPSGTNIVVDPMQLLFGRVLTGCFFGGLEPSEVPALVDDYMQKKIMLDEFITHTLSIDDVNKAFDYLIQGKTLKTVMHF